A portion of the bacterium genome contains these proteins:
- a CDS encoding HEAT repeat domain-containing protein, with protein MFRYRRILVFLSVVSLISMTVVSLSESAERQYAPDRKVDIIHVTIDVTPDFKSRTIAGTTTIRFVPIAKPLVELSLNAIDLTVTSVTSTAKIEGYTADDKLLTITFDPPVQPGTEASITVSHEAEPKKGLYFRTPEMGYRPEDAHLWSQGEMHEAPYWFPNYDYPNERFTTEVICHVPGDMVVLSNGRLVSEQTDPATGLKAVRWLQDKPQVNYLIALVAGKFKKIESNYRDIPLAFYTPSSQIGQAPNSFRNTADMMGFLEKEIGIPYPWDKYYQVVVDDFTWGGMENTTLTVLTDRTLFTDETENIRSSQELVVHEMVHQWFGDYITCKDWSHTWLNEGFATYYALLYDNYKNGHDSMLYGLYDDARNVLADRPVHKPIVYREYAYAEEQFDYRTYPKGSWVLHMLRTELGEDLYRKCIRTYAERYALTSVVTEDLSAVVEEVTGRSYDRFFDQWVYHARHPDLTVTYSWSEKEKLAKVTVRQTQKVDDNVMLFHFRTKVRFVVDGKPIDRVITIDSAGHDFYFSLENEPAIVRFDPEYGILADITFDKPENMLYAQLADTSDVIGRLLAIEALRKKNDQNTVSKLKDALTGDPFWAVRVKASDALRNIHTNEAFDALAGSLDQTDARVRLQVVTDIGGFYRPESLEATKRILKNEHNPDILYEAICNLGRYHHKDTQKILVAYLNSKSYRNRLADGAVDAIRTLDDPSYIPPLMKTLKGSEREFTSRSFGLALDTLAFIARNEDDRTEVREFIAGYVNHPKRNIRQRAIGALGTLGDPKAVSIVETFTGDDTEDTIQSAAKESLKKLREQKKVAPAEIISLRETVDEIRKENETMKKDLEDIKKRLDARGENNDNRKNE; from the coding sequence ATGTTCAGGTATAGACGCATACTCGTTTTTCTATCCGTTGTTTCGTTGATTTCCATGACAGTTGTATCTCTGTCGGAATCGGCCGAACGTCAATATGCCCCGGACCGGAAGGTCGACATCATCCATGTCACCATCGATGTCACACCGGATTTCAAGTCCCGCACCATTGCGGGTACAACCACGATCAGGTTCGTGCCCATCGCAAAACCGCTTGTCGAGCTGAGCCTGAATGCGATCGATCTCACTGTTACATCGGTGACCTCGACAGCAAAAATCGAGGGGTATACGGCCGATGACAAGCTGCTCACCATCACCTTCGATCCGCCTGTCCAGCCCGGAACGGAAGCCTCGATTACGGTTTCCCACGAAGCGGAGCCGAAAAAAGGGCTGTACTTCCGCACGCCCGAGATGGGATATCGTCCCGAGGACGCCCATCTGTGGTCTCAGGGTGAAATGCACGAGGCGCCGTACTGGTTTCCCAACTACGATTACCCGAACGAACGGTTCACTACGGAGGTTATCTGCCATGTTCCCGGTGACATGGTCGTCCTGTCAAACGGAAGGCTTGTCTCGGAGCAGACCGACCCCGCGACCGGACTCAAGGCTGTCCGCTGGCTGCAGGATAAACCGCAGGTCAACTACCTCATAGCCCTCGTTGCGGGCAAGTTCAAAAAGATCGAATCGAACTACCGTGACATTCCCCTCGCGTTCTATACACCCTCGTCCCAGATCGGGCAGGCGCCGAATTCGTTCAGGAATACCGCCGACATGATGGGATTCCTTGAAAAAGAGATCGGGATACCGTATCCCTGGGACAAGTACTATCAGGTGGTTGTGGACGACTTCACCTGGGGCGGCATGGAAAACACCACCCTCACCGTGCTGACCGACCGTACCCTTTTCACTGACGAGACGGAGAATATCCGGTCGAGCCAGGAACTTGTCGTGCACGAGATGGTTCACCAGTGGTTCGGGGATTACATCACCTGCAAGGACTGGAGCCATACCTGGCTCAACGAGGGTTTCGCGACATACTACGCCCTTTTGTACGATAACTACAAGAACGGTCATGATTCAATGCTGTACGGCCTCTACGATGACGCCCGGAATGTGCTCGCCGACCGTCCCGTACACAAGCCGATTGTATACCGTGAATATGCCTACGCCGAGGAGCAGTTCGATTACCGGACTTACCCGAAGGGAAGCTGGGTGCTCCATATGCTCAGGACCGAGCTGGGCGAAGACCTGTACCGGAAATGCATCAGGACATATGCGGAACGCTATGCCCTGACCAGTGTTGTAACCGAGGACCTCAGCGCGGTTGTCGAGGAAGTGACCGGCCGCTCGTACGACCGGTTTTTCGACCAGTGGGTTTACCATGCCCGTCATCCCGACCTCACCGTAACCTACAGCTGGTCAGAAAAAGAAAAGCTCGCGAAAGTGACGGTCAGGCAGACCCAGAAAGTGGATGACAACGTCATGCTCTTTCATTTCCGCACGAAGGTACGATTCGTGGTTGACGGTAAGCCTATTGATCGGGTCATCACAATCGACAGCGCCGGGCACGATTTCTATTTCTCGCTTGAAAATGAGCCAGCCATCGTCCGTTTCGATCCCGAGTATGGCATTTTGGCGGATATCACCTTCGACAAGCCGGAGAATATGCTCTATGCCCAGCTTGCCGACACCTCGGATGTCATAGGCCGTCTGCTTGCCATCGAAGCGCTCAGGAAAAAGAACGATCAGAATACGGTGTCGAAGCTGAAGGATGCGCTTACGGGCGATCCGTTCTGGGCCGTCCGGGTGAAAGCGTCGGATGCGCTTCGGAATATCCATACGAACGAGGCGTTCGATGCGCTTGCCGGATCACTCGATCAGACGGATGCGCGTGTCCGCCTCCAGGTCGTTACCGACATCGGCGGCTTCTACCGTCCCGAAAGCCTCGAAGCCACAAAACGGATTCTCAAGAATGAGCACAATCCCGATATCCTCTACGAGGCGATATGCAACCTCGGCAGGTACCATCACAAGGATACCCAGAAAATCCTCGTGGCATATCTCAACTCGAAATCGTACCGTAACAGACTCGCCGATGGCGCTGTCGATGCGATCCGCACGCTCGACGATCCTTCGTACATCCCGCCGCTCATGAAAACCCTCAAGGGAAGCGAGCGCGAGTTCACCTCGCGCAGTTTCGGCCTGGCGCTCGACACCCTTGCGTTCATAGCACGAAACGAGGACGACCGGACTGAAGTGCGTGAGTTCATTGCCGGGTATGTCAACCATCCCAAACGCAACATACGGCAGCGTGCTATAGGCGCTCTGGGAACACTCGGCGACCCGAAAGCCGTATCGATAGTCGAAACGTTCACCGGCGATGATACCGAGGATACCATCCAGAGCGCGGCGAAAGAGTCCCTCAAAAAACTCCGTGAACAGAAAAAGGTGGCTCCCGCAGAGATCATTTCTCTTCGCGAGACGGTGGACGAGATCCGTAAAGAGAACGAGACCATGAAAAAAGACCTGGAGGATATAAAGAAACGCCTCGATGCCCGTGGGGAAAATAATGATAACCGTAAAAATGAATAA
- a CDS encoding Nramp family divalent metal transporter: MEHNGRKLIASAPTGLAVFAVVGPAFVWCAEYIGSGEVILSTRMGAIFGYAVLWAPIFGIMLKAFIGAGGAHYTVCTGEGMIDMFSRMPGRGNWAVWIVLIGQVCAGAISIGGIASAAGVFAHTLIPLKPYIWGWIVTVFAIVVVWSGTFDIIKYVMSVFVFIIVVGVLYVTVHTFPGFGTVADGVFGFHVPAIPDWASNLENISANTWNEILPLIGWAAGGFASQVWYTYWVLGAGYGMAKDRPYGQPCDTGALKQMSAETALKVRGWCRVVYTDATVATIIGIVVTCGFMLSGAGILHPEHIAPDGASVAFELSEVFGKLWGKIGSVMFLIAGCAALASTLIGQFGGWPRLLSDSCRICIPGFGRLGWKTQFRLFIVFFFVTNMVIVYSLGIQPVFIIKMSAVLEGLLLTPFQAVAVLIGLLWILPRLVSSEAGKILRPHWILIAGLAAASIVFGYFFFYKIPAYF, encoded by the coding sequence ATGGAGCATAACGGCAGAAAATTGATTGCTTCGGCCCCGACGGGGCTGGCGGTTTTTGCGGTCGTGGGACCGGCTTTTGTGTGGTGCGCCGAATATATCGGTTCGGGCGAGGTGATTCTGTCCACGAGGATGGGCGCGATTTTTGGATATGCGGTTCTCTGGGCACCGATTTTCGGAATCATGCTTAAGGCGTTCATCGGCGCGGGCGGAGCGCACTATACGGTCTGTACCGGCGAAGGTATGATCGACATGTTCAGCCGTATGCCGGGAAGGGGGAACTGGGCTGTCTGGATCGTGCTTATCGGGCAGGTCTGTGCGGGAGCGATCTCCATTGGCGGGATAGCATCGGCTGCGGGTGTGTTCGCCCATACGCTCATACCCCTCAAACCGTACATCTGGGGCTGGATTGTCACGGTATTTGCCATTGTTGTCGTGTGGTCGGGCACCTTTGACATCATCAAGTATGTCATGAGCGTATTTGTCTTTATTATTGTTGTCGGCGTACTGTACGTTACGGTGCATACATTCCCCGGATTCGGAACTGTCGCGGACGGCGTATTCGGGTTTCATGTCCCTGCAATTCCCGACTGGGCCAGTAACCTCGAGAATATATCCGCGAATACATGGAACGAGATTCTTCCCCTCATCGGCTGGGCCGCCGGAGGTTTTGCGAGCCAGGTCTGGTATACATACTGGGTGCTCGGCGCGGGTTACGGCATGGCGAAAGACAGGCCCTACGGTCAGCCGTGCGATACCGGAGCGTTGAAACAGATGAGTGCCGAAACCGCCCTTAAAGTACGGGGCTGGTGCAGAGTGGTCTATACCGACGCGACTGTAGCCACCATAATCGGGATTGTCGTGACCTGCGGATTCATGCTGTCCGGCGCGGGAATTCTCCATCCCGAACATATCGCGCCCGATGGCGCCTCTGTAGCGTTCGAGCTGTCGGAGGTTTTTGGAAAACTGTGGGGTAAAATCGGCTCGGTAATGTTTCTGATCGCCGGGTGCGCTGCACTTGCAAGTACTCTGATCGGTCAGTTCGGCGGCTGGCCGCGGCTTTTATCTGATTCGTGCAGAATCTGCATCCCCGGATTCGGTCGTCTGGGCTGGAAAACCCAGTTCAGGCTGTTTATCGTCTTCTTTTTTGTGACGAACATGGTGATTGTCTATTCGCTCGGTATACAACCGGTATTCATCATCAAAATGAGCGCCGTACTCGAAGGCCTCCTTCTGACACCGTTCCAGGCGGTGGCGGTTCTGATCGGCCTCCTCTGGATACTACCCCGCCTCGTATCGTCTGAAGCGGGGAAAATCCTCCGGCCGCACTGGATACTGATTGCGGGTCTCGCGGCTGCTTCAATAGTGTTCGGGTATTTCTTCTTCTACAAAATACCGGCATATTTCTGA
- a CDS encoding amidase, which produces MNRRRFAVYCASAGLAGTLFPEALTAVAHDRQEITVDMIASAEKIAGLVFTEAERESMVKILDSLGKTYDYIRTIELGNSVPPALVFNPALPGMKFPAERKPFHMSPVTVKKPARIEDAAYYPVTHLAKLIETRQVTSTDLTNMYLSRLKKYDPILHCVVTLTEELALRQAKKADEEIAAGKYRGILHGIPYGIKDLFAVRGYRTTWGSEAFKDRIIDMDATVVTRLTEAGAVLIAKLATGAFASGENWFGGKTRNPWKPDEGSSGSSAGPGSATAAGLVGFAVGTETRGSIAGPSERCGVTGLRPTFGRISRYGAMALSWSMDKVGPLCRTAEDCAVVFNALYGPDGFDHDVVDLPFNWNSSLDASSLRVGYVRAEFEGTVESVENRARTNMKFNNDTLDVLRSLGVKLVPMELPECPADMVYLILFTEGAAAFDFTNPGMSDMVESSGERLKRYPAYHLVPAVDYIQANRARTHAMKAMEAVMADIDAYVTPTFVGPTNWLTNITGHPEVIVPHGFNERGCPVSISFVGRLYDEATLLALARTYQNATGFHLKHPSL; this is translated from the coding sequence ATGAACCGGAGACGTTTTGCCGTTTACTGCGCTTCTGCCGGGCTTGCGGGTACGCTTTTTCCCGAAGCCCTGACCGCTGTCGCACATGACAGGCAGGAAATCACGGTTGACATGATCGCTTCTGCCGAAAAGATTGCCGGGCTGGTGTTTACCGAAGCGGAGAGGGAATCGATGGTTAAAATCCTCGACAGCCTCGGGAAAACATACGATTACATCCGTACCATCGAGCTTGGTAACAGCGTCCCGCCCGCGCTCGTCTTCAATCCCGCGCTTCCCGGTATGAAGTTTCCGGCTGAACGGAAGCCGTTTCACATGAGCCCTGTCACCGTCAAAAAACCCGCCAGAATCGAGGATGCCGCCTACTACCCGGTTACACACCTCGCGAAGCTGATCGAAACCCGTCAGGTGACCTCCACCGACCTTACGAACATGTACCTGAGCCGCCTCAAAAAGTACGATCCTATCCTGCACTGCGTGGTTACTCTCACCGAGGAACTCGCCCTCCGTCAGGCGAAAAAGGCTGACGAGGAGATTGCTGCGGGGAAATACCGAGGAATTCTCCACGGCATCCCCTATGGTATCAAGGACCTGTTCGCTGTCCGCGGCTACCGGACAACATGGGGTTCGGAAGCTTTCAAAGACCGTATCATTGACATGGATGCAACCGTCGTTACCCGTCTGACCGAAGCCGGTGCGGTGCTCATCGCGAAGCTTGCCACAGGCGCGTTCGCGAGCGGGGAAAACTGGTTTGGCGGGAAGACCCGTAACCCGTGGAAACCCGACGAGGGTTCGAGCGGCTCGTCGGCTGGGCCCGGTTCCGCGACTGCCGCAGGACTTGTCGGATTCGCTGTCGGAACCGAAACGCGCGGCTCGATTGCCGGCCCCTCCGAACGGTGCGGAGTTACCGGGCTGCGGCCCACATTCGGCCGTATCAGCAGGTACGGTGCGATGGCGCTGAGCTGGAGCATGGACAAGGTCGGACCGCTCTGCAGAACAGCCGAGGACTGCGCGGTTGTGTTCAATGCGCTCTACGGCCCCGATGGTTTTGACCACGATGTAGTCGATCTGCCGTTCAACTGGAATTCATCGCTCGATGCCAGCAGCCTCCGTGTCGGGTATGTCAGGGCGGAATTCGAGGGGACGGTTGAAAGTGTCGAAAATCGGGCTCGAACGAATATGAAATTCAACAACGATACTCTCGATGTTCTCCGCTCGCTCGGTGTCAAGCTGGTTCCCATGGAACTCCCTGAGTGTCCGGCAGATATGGTGTATCTTATCCTCTTTACCGAGGGCGCCGCAGCCTTCGACTTCACCAATCCGGGAATGAGCGATATGGTTGAATCGTCGGGGGAGCGTCTTAAAAGATACCCGGCGTACCACCTTGTACCTGCGGTGGACTATATTCAGGCAAACCGTGCCCGAACCCACGCCATGAAGGCTATGGAGGCAGTTATGGCGGACATAGATGCCTATGTTACTCCCACGTTTGTGGGGCCGACCAACTGGCTTACCAACATTACCGGTCATCCCGAAGTGATCGTTCCGCATGGTTTCAACGAACGGGGATGTCCGGTGAGCATATCATTTGTCGGCAGGCTTTACGATGAGGCAACCCTGCTTGCGCTCGCCCGGACGTACCAGAATGCCACCGGATTTCATCTCAAACACCCATCTCTGTAA